From Gemmatimonadaceae bacterium, a single genomic window includes:
- a CDS encoding DUF4440 domain-containing protein, translated as MGRRSVLLMKVLPVIVSALLCGCALHGSTTVPEPARGPARDSLFHFDQSRTDSVAARGLLAGTIALLGDNVVYLRAGAPAAFGLAATRTLLAAGDNAPAARSLWQPLGGGVSGDLLAAYTFGVAIRVSPAVSPQFGRYIAFWERVKNGPWRIAAYAEVNGPVSTAAPGEPAARHSDGDVVPSERGPAGSAAVAEERARIRAADSSFSDLSYRMGVAFAFANTVAPDGVVFGDPQLVIGARAIQEYLEARAGQSSLVWQPVFAYVAASRDLGFTIGESTATGLGASGAAVQRIGKYLTVWKRQSDGTWKFVVDGGNPGPPRADER; from the coding sequence ATGGGTCGCCGTAGCGTCTTGCTGATGAAGGTCCTACCGGTCATCGTGTCCGCCCTCCTATGCGGATGCGCCCTTCACGGATCGACGACGGTCCCCGAGCCAGCGCGCGGGCCGGCGCGCGACAGTTTGTTCCACTTCGACCAATCGCGCACCGACAGCGTCGCCGCTCGCGGTCTTCTGGCCGGGACCATTGCATTGCTGGGCGACAACGTCGTGTATCTGCGCGCCGGGGCGCCCGCCGCGTTCGGACTGGCTGCGACGCGTACGCTGCTCGCCGCCGGCGACAATGCGCCGGCGGCGCGATCGTTGTGGCAGCCGCTCGGCGGCGGCGTGTCCGGTGATCTTCTCGCGGCCTACACGTTCGGCGTCGCGATACGAGTCTCGCCGGCCGTTTCACCTCAGTTCGGCCGCTACATCGCTTTTTGGGAGCGCGTCAAGAACGGCCCCTGGCGCATCGCGGCGTACGCGGAGGTGAACGGTCCCGTCTCCACGGCCGCGCCCGGCGAACCGGCCGCGCGACACAGCGACGGCGACGTCGTGCCGAGTGAAAGAGGGCCGGCTGGCTCAGCGGCCGTCGCCGAAGAACGAGCCCGCATTCGCGCGGCGGACAGCTCCTTCTCCGATCTGTCCTACCGCATGGGCGTCGCTTTCGCGTTTGCTAATACCGTCGCGCCCGACGGCGTCGTGTTCGGAGATCCGCAGCTCGTGATCGGCGCCCGCGCCATTCAGGAGTACCTCGAGGCGCGCGCGGGGCAGTCGTCGCTCGTCTGGCAGCCCGTGTTCGCGTACGTCGCCGCGTCGAGAGACCTCGGCTTCACGATCGGCGAATCCACCGCGACGGGACTCGGCGCGTCCGGCGCCGCTGTCCAGCGAATCGGGAAGTACCTCACCGTATGGAAACGCCAGAGCGACGGCACGTGGAAGTTCGTGGTCGACGGCGGCAACCCCGGTCCGCCGAGAGCCGACGAGCGGTAG
- a CDS encoding heavy metal-binding domain-containing protein, translating to MPILPGVDFITTTANAVDGYEVTQTFGVVRGIVVRSRSALGRIGVKFQTFFGGDITLLTDLCERARADAFAAATQHCVAMGGNAMLAVRYDATEIMDGVTEVLCYGTAVRLAPRLRRDA from the coding sequence ATGCCAATCTTGCCAGGCGTCGACTTCATCACGACGACCGCGAACGCCGTCGATGGATACGAAGTGACGCAGACCTTCGGCGTCGTCCGCGGAATCGTCGTTCGGTCGCGGTCGGCGCTCGGCCGGATCGGGGTGAAATTCCAGACGTTCTTCGGCGGCGACATCACGCTCCTCACCGACCTCTGTGAGCGAGCGCGCGCCGACGCGTTCGCCGCCGCGACACAGCATTGCGTCGCGATGGGCGGCAACGCGATGCTCGCCGTCCGCTACGACGCGACCGAGATCATGGACGGCGTGACTGAAGTACTCTGCTATGGCACGGCGGTTCGTCTCGCGCCGCGGCTGCGTCGGGACGCGTGA
- a CDS encoding serine/threonine-protein kinase: MDLRERLQIALGDAYRIERELGGGAMSRVFVATDTTLGRTVVIKTLPPALAAGLSAERFRREIRLLAALTHPNIVPILSAGERDGLLYYIMPYITAESLRARLVREPTLALPDALNVAIEIAEALDYAHRQGIVHRDIKPENILLADNHAIISDFGIARALARAGEGERLTATGMSVGTPGYMSPEQAAGELDVDGRADTYALGCVLYEMVAGSPPFTGKTAAAVIAAHMATPVPSVRALRSTAPQKLDELLNRSMAKSPDERYPTAAAFVQALRQVEARTRRPVISRTPVPAPTPVATPVVVPAKASRTPWYFVAGAMVVIAALVAALAMRGH, translated from the coding sequence ATGGATCTCCGCGAACGCCTCCAAATCGCGCTGGGTGACGCTTACCGAATCGAACGCGAGCTCGGTGGGGGAGCCATGTCGCGCGTGTTCGTCGCGACGGACACGACGCTGGGACGGACCGTCGTCATCAAGACGCTGCCGCCGGCGCTCGCGGCGGGGCTGAGCGCTGAGCGGTTCCGCCGCGAGATCCGCCTCTTGGCGGCGCTCACGCATCCCAACATCGTGCCGATTCTTTCGGCCGGCGAACGCGACGGGCTGCTCTACTACATCATGCCGTACATCACGGCGGAGTCGCTGCGCGCGCGTCTGGTTCGCGAGCCGACGTTGGCCCTGCCCGACGCGCTCAACGTCGCGATCGAGATCGCTGAAGCGCTCGACTACGCGCATCGGCAGGGCATCGTCCACCGCGACATCAAGCCGGAGAACATTCTCCTCGCCGACAACCACGCGATCATTTCCGACTTCGGGATCGCGCGCGCGCTCGCTCGCGCCGGCGAAGGCGAGCGGCTCACGGCGACCGGCATGTCGGTGGGAACGCCGGGCTACATGAGCCCCGAGCAGGCGGCCGGTGAGCTCGACGTCGACGGCCGCGCCGACACGTACGCGTTGGGTTGCGTGCTGTACGAGATGGTCGCCGGTTCGCCGCCGTTCACGGGAAAGACCGCCGCCGCGGTGATCGCCGCGCACATGGCGACGCCCGTGCCGTCGGTGCGAGCGCTTCGGTCGACAGCGCCGCAAAAACTCGACGAGCTCTTGAATCGCTCGATGGCGAAATCGCCCGACGAGCGCTATCCGACAGCCGCGGCGTTCGTTCAGGCGTTGCGGCAGGTCGAAGCACGAACGCGCCGTCCGGTGATCTCGCGGACGCCCGTTCCGGCGCCGACTCCGGTCGCGACGCCCGTCGTCGTGCCGGCGAAAGCCAGCCGCACACCGTGGTATTTCGTCGCGGGCGCGATGGTGGTGATCGCCGCGCTCGTCGCGGCGCTCGCGATGCGCGGCCACTGA
- a CDS encoding aminotransferase class I/II-fold pyridoxal phosphate-dependent enzyme, with protein MSVSRRSFVASLGAGTAGLLTAPLIRWQGHEALLAQGQPERRADRLLASAPGMIRIDSNENPNGPGRRALEAVSNAFTHANRYPVKEEDDVFVTIAKARGVSPSNIILGCGSGELLRAAVLAFTAPDKGLVAPEPTFEAPANFARFVKHPVVAPPVDSKLRLDLDAIVAASKGAGLVYFCNPNNPTATVHGGDDVASFVEAVNRASPDTVILVDEAYHEYVADKSYRTAIPIALANPRVVVTRTFSKVFGMAGLRAGYAIGQQDTVKRMSSWCLGSNVNQLALAAVAATVNDAAHVASEQRKNEEARAFTRAFFQNAGYTVHAAEANFMMVDVRRDAHAFKLECVKHKVAIGRAFPSLANYARVSVGTMPQMKKAVEVFRTVLATPVTASQH; from the coding sequence ATGTCCGTCTCGCGTCGTTCGTTCGTCGCCAGCCTTGGGGCAGGGACCGCCGGTCTTCTCACGGCGCCGCTGATTCGGTGGCAAGGGCACGAAGCCCTTCTCGCGCAGGGCCAACCTGAGCGGCGCGCGGATCGATTGCTGGCGTCTGCCCCCGGAATGATCCGGATCGACAGCAACGAAAACCCGAACGGCCCCGGACGGCGCGCGCTCGAAGCCGTGTCGAACGCGTTCACGCACGCGAATCGGTATCCGGTGAAAGAGGAGGACGACGTTTTCGTCACGATCGCCAAGGCGCGCGGCGTGTCGCCCTCGAACATCATCCTCGGCTGTGGATCGGGCGAGCTGCTGCGAGCCGCGGTCCTCGCGTTCACCGCGCCCGACAAGGGGCTGGTCGCTCCCGAGCCCACGTTCGAAGCGCCCGCGAACTTCGCCCGGTTCGTCAAACATCCCGTGGTCGCGCCGCCGGTCGACTCGAAGCTCAGGCTCGACCTCGACGCGATCGTCGCCGCGTCGAAGGGCGCGGGGCTGGTGTATTTCTGCAATCCGAACAATCCGACGGCCACGGTCCACGGCGGCGACGACGTCGCGTCGTTCGTCGAAGCGGTGAACCGCGCGTCGCCGGACACGGTGATCCTCGTCGACGAGGCGTATCACGAGTACGTCGCCGACAAGTCGTACCGGACAGCCATCCCCATCGCGCTCGCGAACCCGCGCGTCGTCGTCACGCGCACGTTCTCGAAGGTGTTCGGCATGGCCGGCCTCCGCGCCGGCTACGCGATCGGGCAGCAGGACACCGTCAAGCGCATGTCGAGCTGGTGCCTCGGCTCCAACGTGAATCAGCTCGCGCTCGCCGCGGTGGCTGCGACGGTGAACGACGCGGCACACGTGGCGTCGGAGCAGCGCAAGAACGAGGAAGCGCGCGCGTTCACTCGCGCCTTCTTTCAGAATGCCGGTTACACGGTGCATGCCGCCGAAGCGAACTTCATGATGGTCGACGTTCGCCGCGACGCGCACGCGTTCAAGCTCGAGTGCGTGAAACACAAGGTGGCGATCGGCCGCGCGTTTCCGTCACTCGCGAACTACGCGCGCGTCTCCGTCGGTACGATGCCGCAGATGAAGAAAGCGGTCGAGGTATTCCGAACGGTGCTCGCGACGCCGGTCACCGCGTCGCAGCACTAG
- a CDS encoding FHA domain-containing protein, whose protein sequence is MFGAIVVGLLLSALAAGAIFVVRAWLQSRGARSREVPPLFVIPRAVAGVEPIMDAAVVSAAPAHPTHDARSSRPLRGSGLPNFGERVVFDDNRFDDDDEIPVRGANSETVRFLRPGEEPVQILPGRLEVLSGEPKHREIRFVRAPGEPPELILGREAGRSPQTVALHSDTVSRRHARFAYSNGRWAVRNLSRTNPVVVNDERIMDDSIERPLADGDRLELGEVVLRFRSR, encoded by the coding sequence ATGTTCGGTGCAATCGTCGTCGGCCTGCTGCTTTCGGCTCTCGCGGCCGGAGCCATCTTCGTCGTGCGTGCCTGGCTGCAGAGCCGCGGCGCGCGCTCGCGCGAGGTTCCGCCGCTCTTCGTCATACCGCGGGCGGTCGCCGGGGTGGAGCCCATCATGGACGCCGCCGTGGTCTCCGCGGCGCCCGCGCACCCGACGCACGACGCGCGTTCGTCCAGGCCGCTTCGTGGTTCGGGACTTCCGAACTTCGGCGAGCGCGTGGTATTCGACGACAACCGATTCGACGATGACGACGAGATCCCGGTGCGCGGCGCCAACTCCGAGACAGTCCGATTCCTGCGACCGGGCGAAGAGCCGGTGCAGATTCTCCCCGGCCGCCTCGAGGTTCTCTCCGGCGAGCCAAAGCACCGCGAGATTCGTTTCGTTCGCGCCCCGGGCGAACCCCCCGAGCTGATCCTCGGACGCGAGGCCGGCCGTTCGCCGCAGACCGTCGCCCTCCATTCCGACACGGTGAGTCGCCGCCACGCGCGATTCGCATACTCGAATGGCCGGTGGGCGGTCAGGAACTTGTCGCGAACGAATCCCGTCGTCGTCAACGACGAGCGGATCATGGACGACTCGATCGAACGGCCGCTCGCCGATGGCGATCGCCTCGAGCTCGGCGAAGTGGTTCTCCGCTTCCGGTCGCGGTAG
- a CDS encoding protein kinase, translating to MSSERVPPGLSALEPAYEVIREIGHGGTSVVYLARERSSDAEVAIKLIRSKYLGDEEAMGRFAREARFLERLVHPNIVRVRDVLELGDAGLAIVMAHVPGRTLKELIRDERRLEPQRVERFTRDIARALGAAHAMGIVHRDVKPENVFIDADDRPLLADFGLARSMTNDSQLTMAGVAIGTPAYMPPEQIEGAALDARGDVYSLGLVAWEMLTGHRPWEGESLYAILYHQRYEQLPDVRDLRDDVSDTLGDTIAVAIEKNPAMRWQSAHEMIEALDGAAPPRRAMRRAPLNADTVRFMRPAAGAPRSDAPIVGGVESSASHPPLPLPAVAPAHAAAPPQLTGGAPRQEVPFVELGPASLPRSTGGGENESPFMSPAAFSTLAAELEAQDEEPRAGTPRRYLIAVGGIAAAATLVLVAANLQGRSNDAHREPVLVSSGFAVNDTAGKTLPGGRPRPNAPPPTATPATDAASRPVTPAAGVASSAVPPSLPESRKSPPPTRLPVAQQSLETTNNNSKSAAKKDDKPKNASTKSAETGRIVDKPGADKTTSPADKAAPTPVPAAPPPLPALAASRVVVAAGGLHSCMLNAEGRAYCWGGNDRGQLGAGGANSVATPLAVAGDVRFTTIAAGLSHSCAIARGGGAWCWGENERGQLGDRSTMAHQAPMRVADSRMFVAIDVGAAHTCAIDSQGEALCWGSNSHGQLGTETMTTELSAPAAVGGDRRYSSISLGWNFTCGLDNGRAFCWGENANGQLGDGTISDRRGPVAVAGGLTFRAISAGATHACGITPRGEAYCWGNNYGGQLGDGTRVSRELPTPVKTSLRFVAIATGALHTCALTGDGEAFCWGRDNYGQLGNGGSTQDSAEPVRVVGDHSFATIRAFGSHTCATTPSGDAFCWGYNLDGQLGDGSRVNRSRPMYVEPPG from the coding sequence ATGAGCTCCGAGCGAGTTCCCCCGGGACTATCGGCGCTCGAACCGGCGTACGAAGTCATCCGCGAGATCGGGCACGGCGGAACGTCCGTCGTCTATCTCGCCCGCGAGCGTTCGTCCGACGCCGAAGTCGCGATCAAGCTCATTCGCTCGAAGTACCTCGGCGACGAAGAGGCGATGGGGCGCTTCGCGCGAGAAGCGCGATTCCTCGAGCGGCTCGTGCACCCGAACATCGTGCGCGTGCGCGACGTGCTGGAATTGGGCGACGCGGGTCTGGCGATCGTGATGGCGCACGTGCCGGGTCGCACGCTCAAAGAGCTGATTCGCGACGAACGGCGGCTCGAGCCGCAGCGGGTTGAGCGCTTCACGCGCGACATCGCGCGTGCGCTCGGTGCCGCGCACGCGATGGGAATCGTCCACCGCGACGTAAAGCCGGAAAACGTTTTCATCGACGCCGACGATCGGCCGCTCCTCGCGGACTTTGGTCTCGCGCGGTCGATGACGAACGACTCGCAGCTCACGATGGCCGGCGTCGCCATCGGCACGCCGGCGTACATGCCGCCGGAGCAGATCGAGGGCGCCGCTCTCGATGCTCGCGGCGACGTGTACAGCCTCGGGCTCGTCGCGTGGGAGATGTTGACCGGCCATCGTCCGTGGGAAGGCGAGAGCCTCTACGCGATTCTCTACCACCAGCGCTACGAGCAGCTCCCGGACGTCCGCGACCTGCGCGACGACGTTTCCGATACGCTGGGCGACACGATCGCCGTCGCCATCGAGAAGAATCCCGCGATGCGCTGGCAGAGCGCGCACGAGATGATCGAGGCGCTCGACGGGGCCGCGCCGCCTCGCCGTGCGATGCGCCGAGCGCCATTGAACGCGGACACCGTGCGATTCATGCGGCCGGCGGCCGGGGCCCCACGTTCGGACGCGCCCATCGTCGGCGGGGTGGAATCTTCGGCCTCGCATCCGCCGTTGCCGCTCCCCGCGGTTGCGCCCGCGCACGCGGCGGCGCCGCCGCAGCTCACGGGGGGGGCGCCGCGACAAGAGGTTCCGTTCGTCGAACTCGGCCCGGCGTCGTTGCCTCGGTCGACGGGGGGGGGCGAGAACGAGTCGCCGTTCATGAGCCCGGCCGCGTTTTCGACGCTCGCCGCGGAACTCGAGGCACAAGACGAAGAGCCGCGCGCCGGGACACCGCGGAGATACCTCATCGCGGTCGGCGGCATCGCCGCGGCCGCCACGCTCGTGCTGGTCGCGGCGAATCTGCAAGGGCGGTCGAACGACGCTCACCGCGAGCCTGTGCTCGTCTCGAGCGGATTCGCGGTGAACGACACGGCCGGCAAGACGCTGCCGGGGGGAAGGCCGCGTCCCAACGCCCCGCCGCCGACCGCTACGCCCGCGACCGACGCGGCGTCGCGACCGGTCACGCCCGCCGCGGGCGTCGCATCCTCGGCGGTGCCGCCGAGTTTGCCGGAATCGCGAAAGTCGCCGCCACCGACGCGTCTCCCCGTCGCGCAGCAATCGCTCGAGACGACGAACAACAACTCCAAGAGCGCCGCGAAGAAGGACGACAAGCCAAAGAACGCGTCCACCAAGAGCGCCGAGACCGGCAGGATCGTCGACAAACCGGGCGCCGACAAAACGACGTCGCCCGCCGACAAGGCCGCGCCGACACCGGTGCCGGCCGCGCCTCCTCCGCTTCCAGCTTTGGCCGCTTCGCGCGTCGTCGTGGCGGCGGGCGGACTGCATTCGTGCATGCTCAACGCCGAGGGACGCGCGTATTGCTGGGGCGGAAACGACCGCGGCCAACTCGGCGCGGGCGGCGCGAACTCCGTCGCGACGCCGCTGGCCGTCGCAGGCGACGTTCGCTTCACGACGATCGCGGCCGGCCTCTCGCACAGCTGCGCGATCGCGCGCGGCGGAGGCGCGTGGTGTTGGGGTGAGAACGAGCGCGGTCAGCTCGGCGACCGGTCCACGATGGCGCATCAGGCCCCGATGCGCGTGGCCGATTCTCGGATGTTCGTCGCGATCGACGTCGGCGCGGCGCACACGTGCGCCATCGACAGCCAAGGCGAGGCGCTCTGCTGGGGCTCGAATTCACACGGCCAGCTTGGCACCGAAACGATGACGACGGAGCTGAGCGCTCCGGCCGCGGTGGGCGGCGATCGCCGCTACTCGTCTATTTCCCTCGGCTGGAATTTCACGTGCGGGCTCGACAACGGCCGCGCGTTCTGCTGGGGTGAAAACGCGAACGGACAGCTCGGCGACGGCACGATCAGCGACCGGCGCGGCCCCGTCGCGGTGGCTGGGGGTTTGACGTTCCGCGCGATCTCGGCGGGTGCGACGCACGCCTGCGGCATCACGCCGCGCGGCGAGGCGTACTGCTGGGGCAACAACTACGGCGGGCAGCTGGGCGACGGAACTCGCGTGAGCCGCGAGCTTCCCACCCCCGTGAAGACGTCGCTGCGCTTCGTCGCCATCGCGACCGGCGCGCTGCACACCTGTGCGTTGACCGGCGACGGCGAAGCGTTCTGCTGGGGACGCGACAACTACGGGCAGCTTGGCAACGGCGGAAGCACTCAGGATTCGGCGGAGCCGGTCCGCGTCGTTGGCGACCACTCGTTCGCGACGATCCGCGCGTTCGGGTCGCACACCTGCGCGACGACGCCGTCGGGCGACGCGTTCTGCTGGGGCTACAACCTCGACGGCCAGTTGGGAGATGGCTCCCGCGTGAACCGCTCGCGGCCGATGTACGTGGAGCCGCCTGGATGA
- a CDS encoding Ig-like domain-containing protein, with amino-acid sequence MRRMAVWSLAAAVAACAGTTPDQVSGPQIASVSITPPTTTLSIGSQAPLQASVRDASGNSISGADVFWSVQDATVATVSSAGVVTGLAIGSTQVAASSNGKSGIATITVQKIPVSSVVVTPPHVDASPGGKAPLSATAYDAAQNPLTDRFISWSTSNAAVATVDANGIMTATGQGTATITATSEGKSGVATVSVSQAAVSLVTVAPSPLSMSVGQTTQLTATLTDSAGNLLSGRTVTWASSNTAVATVSSQGVVTAVAAGSTSITATSEGKNGSAALTISNVAVGSVAVQPQGPAILVGANVQLSATVRDVNGVIVTNRVVTWSSSSAAVAVVSSSGVVTGVGGGTATITATSEGKSGTTSVTVTALPVATVTIQPPSPDTVFIGYTTQLTAVTKDSLGGVLTGRAVTWHSTNTAIATVDANGLVTGVAAGSTSITATSEGKTGTATLVSIKAPVGSVVVAPASDSVSTSGTLQLRATVTDVKGTVVTDRAIAWASLQGPIATISPNNGATTNVDGKAKGTASIVATSETKADTATVNVVAAVKTVTVSPLIGSLSLATHPTIQLTATCKDAGNTTVTGRVVTWTSSNPAAATVDANGLVTAKGAGIANITATAVFDGVTSVASVITVTP; translated from the coding sequence ATGCGGCGAATGGCGGTTTGGTCATTGGCGGCCGCGGTCGCGGCGTGCGCGGGCACGACGCCGGACCAGGTATCGGGTCCGCAGATCGCGTCGGTATCGATCACGCCGCCGACGACGACTCTGTCGATTGGCTCACAGGCTCCGCTTCAGGCGTCCGTGCGAGACGCGTCGGGCAACTCGATCAGCGGCGCCGACGTCTTTTGGTCGGTGCAGGACGCGACCGTCGCGACCGTGTCGAGTGCCGGAGTCGTGACCGGACTCGCGATCGGGTCGACTCAAGTCGCGGCCAGCTCGAACGGCAAGTCAGGGATCGCGACGATCACCGTGCAGAAGATACCTGTCTCCAGCGTGGTGGTCACTCCGCCGCACGTCGACGCATCGCCCGGTGGAAAGGCGCCGCTCAGCGCCACGGCGTACGACGCGGCTCAGAATCCGCTCACCGACCGGTTCATCTCGTGGAGCACGAGCAACGCCGCCGTGGCGACGGTCGATGCGAACGGGATCATGACGGCCACCGGCCAGGGCACGGCGACCATCACAGCAACGTCCGAGGGCAAGAGCGGGGTCGCCACGGTTTCCGTGTCGCAAGCCGCGGTCTCTCTCGTGACGGTGGCTCCGTCGCCGCTCTCCATGTCGGTCGGGCAGACCACACAGCTCACGGCGACGCTCACGGACAGCGCCGGCAACCTGTTGAGCGGCCGCACGGTGACGTGGGCCAGCTCCAACACCGCGGTGGCCACGGTGTCGTCACAGGGCGTCGTGACGGCCGTCGCCGCGGGCAGCACGTCGATCACGGCGACGAGCGAAGGGAAGAACGGCAGCGCCGCGCTGACGATCTCGAACGTCGCGGTGGGTTCCGTCGCCGTGCAGCCGCAAGGGCCGGCGATCTTGGTCGGCGCAAACGTTCAGCTGAGCGCCACCGTCCGCGACGTGAACGGCGTGATCGTAACGAACCGAGTCGTCACTTGGTCGTCGAGCTCCGCCGCGGTGGCGGTCGTGTCGTCGTCGGGTGTCGTGACCGGCGTCGGCGGTGGAACGGCGACGATCACCGCCACGAGCGAAGGAAAGTCCGGCACCACGTCGGTGACGGTGACGGCGCTCCCCGTGGCGACCGTGACGATTCAGCCGCCCAGCCCCGACACGGTGTTCATCGGCTACACGACGCAATTGACGGCGGTCACCAAGGACTCTCTCGGGGGCGTGCTGACGGGTCGCGCGGTGACGTGGCATTCGACCAACACGGCGATCGCGACGGTCGACGCGAACGGTCTCGTGACCGGAGTGGCCGCCGGTTCGACGTCCATCACGGCGACGAGCGAAGGCAAGACCGGTACGGCGACCCTCGTCTCGATCAAGGCACCGGTGGGAAGCGTCGTCGTCGCTCCGGCGTCGGACTCGGTGAGCACCAGCGGAACGCTTCAGCTCAGAGCGACCGTCACCGACGTGAAGGGAACGGTTGTCACCGACCGCGCGATCGCATGGGCAAGCTTGCAGGGTCCGATCGCAACGATCTCGCCGAACAACGGCGCGACGACGAACGTCGACGGCAAGGCGAAGGGCACGGCGAGCATCGTGGCCACGTCGGAGACCAAGGCGGACACCGCGACAGTGAACGTCGTTGCCGCGGTGAAAACGGTCACGGTCTCGCCGCTGATCGGAAGCCTCAGCCTGGCCACCCATCCGACGATTCAACTGACCGCGACGTGCAAAGACGCGGGCAACACCACGGTCACAGGTCGCGTGGTCACGTGGACGTCGAGCAATCCCGCCGCCGCGACGGTTGACGCGAACGGATTGGTGACCGCGAAGGGAGCGGGCATCGCGAACATCACCGCGACAGCGGTGTTCGACGGCGTGACGTCCGTCGCGTCCGTCATCACCGTTACTCCGTAG